A single window of Vigna unguiculata cultivar IT97K-499-35 chromosome 1, ASM411807v1, whole genome shotgun sequence DNA harbors:
- the LOC114164044 gene encoding uncharacterized protein LOC114164044: MVIGKCSNASLLDVPTSSGTSLAIELAECIGNAACDLTADTDSSLMCLSSTADDEPDIVLCMTPSKDVSARIDDVPDIPSSIMEFDFLEDIPLAQLSATKTTKSTKSIKKEKL, from the exons ATGGTTATTGGTAAATGTAGCAATGCCAGTCTTCTTGATGTACCAACTTCTAGCGGGACTTCTTTA GCAATTGAACTTGCTGAATGTATTGGTAATGCTGCATGTGACTTAACAGCTGATACGGATAGTTCATTG ATGTGCCTTTCTTCCACCGCTGATGATGAACCTGATATAGTTTTGTGTATGACGCCCTCTAAAGATGTTTCTGCTCGTATTGATGATGTTCCAGACATTCCATCAAGTATCATGGAGTTTGATTTTCTGGAAGATATTCCTCTAGCTCAGTTATCAGCTACAAAGACTACAAAGTCAACGAAGAGTATCAAAAAGGagaaattataa
- the LOC114164038 gene encoding uncharacterized protein LOC114164038 — protein sequence MAKKFDMVKDIDGKRETLKLAVRIVDLWYVESWESKRSMEMVLMDQKGDVIVAMIKKEDMGVWEEKLKEGESYIMHNFKLLKNRAQYRVCEHPFKLLFIGATSIRAQPIASIPRKLWKFKSIKDIIDGKYCSYLLVDVIGMVDNVEEKGHSKNVVFDLKDLSGAIICCTLWDSYCEKLLTYWRTCSQTSNVAIILTQAKIKPASGPWPVSLSNSWNGSKLIIGDDIPELINFKKQFAETCGSETFEEGSQYSGSSQINHVDRFMYKTVVKSVSEIMTVLEEISCVTVARTLKFNLGNDGWNYLVCNFCGKRTHEVGSFKCLSCDAFNDSPRIRLVYF from the exons ATGGCAAAAAAATTTGATATGGTCAAGGATATTGATGGAAAAAGGGAGACGTTGAAACTTGCTGTTAGAATCGTAGATTTGTGGTATGTTGAGTCCTGGGAATCCAAACGAAGTATGGAAATGGTTCTGATGGATCAAAAG ggTGATGTTATTGTTGCAATGATTAAGAAGGAAGATATGGGTGTTTGGGAAGAGAAGCTAAAAGAGGGTGAAAGTTACATAATGCATAACTTTAAACTCTTGAAGAACAGAGCTCAATATAGAGTTTGTGAGCATCCATTTAAGCTGTTGTTTATAGGAGCAACGTCTATACGAGCACAACCCATTGCAAGCATACCTAGAAAGCTCTGGAAGTTCAAAAGTATAAAGGATATCATTGATGGAAAGTATTGTTCTTATTTGTTGGTTG ATGTCATTGGTATGGTGGACAATGTAGAGGAGAAAGGCCATTCGAAAAATGTTGTCTTTGACCTGAAAGATTTGAG TGGTGCTATAATCTGTTGCACATTGTGGGATTCGTATTGTGAGAAATTATTGACCTATTGGAGGACATGTAGTCAAACATCTAATGTTGCTATTATTCTTACTCAGGCTAAGATAAAGCCTGCTTCAG GTCCATGGCCAGTTTCACTGTCTAATTCTTGGAATGGTTCGAAACTGATCATAGGCGATGACATACCTGAGCTGATCAATTTTAAGAAGCAATTCGCAGA AACCTGTGGCAGTGAAACTTTTGAGGAAGGGAGTCAATATAGTGGCTCTTCACAGATTAATCATGTTGATAGGTTTATGTATAAAACCGTTGTTAAAAGTGTTTCAGAGATTATGACTGTATTAGAG GAGATTTCCTGTGTTACTGTTGCACGTACACTTAAATTTAACTTGGGAAATGATGGATGGAATTATCTGGTGTGTAACTTTTGTGGGAAAAGAACTCACGAAGTTGGTTCCTTTAAGTGTCTTAGTTGTGATGCCTTTAATGATTCTCCAAGAATCCggttagtatatttttaa